Proteins from a single region of Pseudomonas sp. 10S4:
- a CDS encoding autotransporter domain-containing protein, whose translation MDVQIKPVSVGTLLLAVCIMPAAAQAQYLETGKPGDAASWRSAEFQRDWGLARMQADQAYAAGITGKGVKIGELDSGFDSTHPEFATDRYHAVMTSGSYVDGSPFNVVGTLNSNNDSHGTHVTGIMGASRDGSGMHGVAYNAQIYVANTNKNDSFLFGPTPDPQYFKAAYNALVDAGVRAINNSWGSQPPDVSYRTLDDLHAAYAQHFNKGTWLDAAADVSLRRGVINVFSAGNSGYPNASVRSALPYFQPDLEGHWLAVSGLDQGNQQKYNQCGIAKYWCITTPGAKIDSTIPGGGYAIKSGTSMSAPHATGALALVMERYPYMNNQQALQVLLTTATQLDGSITNAPNTTVGWGVANLDRAMRGPGQLLGSFDANLGAGQSDVWSNGISDKALIQRQAEDAVEHSAWQQTLKNRGWQNGVAAGASQQDQTDYAVGMARDAAAASRVYEGSLIKSGVGRLMLTGDSTYRGPTTVNGGLLAVNGSLASTVTVNDSGTLGGSGRIGALTANAGGTVAPGNSIGTLQVSGNVTFAPGSTYAVELSPTSSDRIVAGGMATVSGATVSLSLENSPTLLSARQVQSLLGHQYDILQAAGGIQGQFGAVLPNYLFIGGSLDYSATGVVLSVERNATSFASVGQTPNQRAVASAVEGLGASHPVYESLLLSPTASSAQQAFQQLSGEIYPALGSVLINDSRYLRDAIGERLNDAKGTQSNGWIKALGAWGKTDDRNDTAGYTTSIGGLLAGVDGALDEQTRIGLVTGYSDSSVNMGAGTHSSAQVDSYHLGAYAGHELGAWRLSAGGAYSWHRADVKRDLQYGDVSAKQKAKVDAATTQVFGEAAYRLNLQPVALEPFANLAYVHLDTDGFTEKGDAAALKSHGDTRDAVLSTLGLRALKTVNLSGQQQLELSGSLGWQHNLSSTDSEQHLAFASASTPFSVESSPLVRDAALVGAHAGLALSRDIRLNLDYTGQLASREKSHGVGLSLNWQF comes from the coding sequence ATGGACGTACAGATCAAGCCGGTTTCGGTCGGCACGCTATTGCTCGCGGTTTGCATAATGCCCGCCGCAGCCCAGGCCCAATACCTTGAAACCGGCAAACCCGGTGACGCCGCCAGTTGGCGCTCGGCCGAGTTCCAGCGCGATTGGGGGCTTGCGCGCATGCAAGCCGATCAAGCCTATGCTGCCGGCATCACCGGCAAAGGCGTGAAAATCGGTGAACTGGATTCCGGCTTCGATTCCACTCATCCCGAATTCGCCACCGACCGTTACCACGCGGTCATGACCAGCGGCAGCTACGTCGACGGCTCACCGTTCAATGTCGTCGGCACGCTCAACTCCAACAACGACTCCCACGGCACCCACGTCACCGGCATCATGGGCGCTTCCCGCGATGGTAGCGGCATGCACGGCGTGGCGTACAACGCACAAATCTACGTGGCCAATACCAACAAGAACGACAGCTTCCTGTTCGGCCCCACCCCCGATCCGCAGTATTTCAAAGCGGCTTACAACGCCCTGGTAGATGCCGGCGTTCGGGCGATCAACAACAGTTGGGGCAGTCAGCCGCCGGATGTCAGCTATCGAACCCTCGACGATCTGCACGCGGCCTACGCCCAACACTTCAACAAAGGCACCTGGCTCGATGCCGCCGCCGACGTGTCCCTTCGTCGCGGTGTGATCAATGTGTTCAGCGCCGGCAACAGCGGTTATCCCAACGCCAGCGTGCGTTCGGCGCTGCCGTACTTCCAGCCGGATCTGGAAGGCCACTGGCTTGCCGTCTCGGGGCTGGATCAAGGCAATCAGCAAAAGTACAACCAGTGCGGGATCGCCAAGTACTGGTGCATCACCACCCCCGGCGCGAAGATCGACAGCACCATTCCCGGTGGCGGCTACGCGATCAAGTCCGGCACGTCCATGTCCGCGCCTCACGCCACGGGCGCCCTGGCGCTGGTGATGGAGCGCTATCCATACATGAACAACCAGCAAGCGCTGCAAGTGCTGCTGACCACCGCGACCCAACTCGACGGTTCAATCACCAATGCGCCGAACACGACAGTCGGCTGGGGCGTGGCCAACCTTGATCGGGCGATGCGCGGGCCGGGGCAATTGCTCGGTTCTTTTGACGCCAATCTGGGGGCAGGGCAGAGCGATGTCTGGAGCAACGGTATCAGCGATAAGGCGTTGATCCAGCGTCAGGCTGAAGATGCCGTCGAGCACAGCGCCTGGCAACAAACCCTGAAGAACAGAGGCTGGCAAAACGGTGTGGCGGCCGGCGCCAGTCAACAGGATCAAACTGACTATGCAGTGGGCATGGCGCGGGATGCCGCGGCGGCCAGTCGGGTCTATGAAGGCAGCCTGATCAAGTCCGGCGTCGGGCGGTTGATGCTGACCGGCGACAGCACCTATCGCGGCCCGACCACGGTCAACGGCGGTTTGCTGGCGGTGAACGGTTCACTTGCCTCAACAGTGACCGTGAATGACAGCGGCACCCTGGGCGGCTCCGGACGCATCGGCGCACTGACGGCGAATGCCGGCGGCACGGTCGCCCCGGGCAATTCCATCGGGACTTTGCAGGTCAGTGGCAACGTGACCTTCGCGCCGGGCTCGACCTACGCCGTGGAACTGTCGCCGACCAGCAGCGACCGGATTGTCGCCGGTGGCATGGCCACCGTCAGCGGTGCCACGGTGAGTCTGTCGCTGGAAAACAGCCCGACCTTGCTCAGCGCCCGGCAAGTGCAAAGCCTGCTCGGTCATCAGTACGACATTCTGCAAGCAGCCGGCGGCATTCAGGGTCAGTTCGGCGCCGTGTTGCCCAACTACCTGTTCATCGGCGGCAGCCTTGATTACTCCGCCACCGGGGTTGTCCTGAGCGTTGAGCGCAACGCCACGAGTTTCGCCAGTGTCGGGCAAACCCCGAACCAGCGTGCCGTGGCCAGTGCAGTGGAAGGGCTGGGGGCGAGTCATCCAGTCTACGAAAGCCTGCTGCTGTCGCCGACTGCAAGTTCCGCGCAACAGGCGTTCCAGCAACTGTCGGGGGAAATCTACCCGGCGCTGGGCTCTGTGCTGATCAACGACAGCCGTTATCTGCGCGATGCAATCGGTGAGCGCCTCAACGACGCGAAAGGCACCCAAAGCAACGGCTGGATCAAGGCCCTTGGCGCCTGGGGCAAGACCGATGACCGAAACGACACGGCCGGCTACACCACTTCGATTGGCGGTCTGTTGGCTGGTGTTGATGGTGCGCTGGATGAGCAGACCCGAATCGGCCTGGTCACCGGTTACAGCGACAGTTCGGTGAACATGGGGGCCGGCACGCATTCCTCGGCGCAAGTCGACAGCTATCACCTGGGCGCTTATGCCGGCCACGAACTGGGCGCCTGGCGCCTGAGCGCGGGCGGTGCCTACAGCTGGCATCGGGCTGACGTTAAACGTGATCTGCAATACGGCGATGTCAGTGCCAAGCAGAAAGCCAAAGTCGATGCGGCCACCACTCAGGTCTTTGGTGAAGCGGCGTATCGCCTGAACCTGCAACCCGTGGCGCTGGAGCCGTTCGCCAACCTGGCCTACGTGCACCTCGACACCGATGGTTTCACCGAAAAAGGCGATGCCGCCGCGCTGAAAAGCCACGGCGACACCCGCGATGCAGTGCTCAGCACCCTGGGCCTGCGGGCGCTGAAAACCGTGAACCTGTCCGGCCAGCAACAACTGGAACTGAGCGGCAGCCTCGGCTGGCAGCACAACCTGAGCAGTACCGATTCGGAGCAACACCTGGCGTTTGCCAGCGCCAGCACGCCGTTCTCGGTGGAAAGCTCGCCGCTGGTGCGCGACGCCGCGTTGGTCGGCGCCCATGCCGGCTTGGCCCTGAGTCGCGACATTCGCTTGAACCTCGATTACACCGGCCAACTGGCCAGCCGCGAGAAGAGCCATGGCGTGGGGCTTAGCCTCAATTGGCAGTTTTAA
- a CDS encoding TolC family outer membrane protein, protein MFGCMNKLSMLGAALALLTCNSAMALGPFEIYEQALRNDPVFLGAIKERDAGLENRIIGRAGLLPKIGYNYNKGRNSSKATALDEHGQNRTDDRNYSSYGSTLTLQQPLLDYEAYASYRKGVAQALFADEAFRGKSQELLVRVLENYTKALFAQDQIDIAQAKKKAFEQQFQQNEQMFRQGEGTRTDILEAESRYELATAEEIEARDEQDASLRELGALIGVPTINIGDLAPLDQNFQTFTLQPANYDTWHEMAVANNPNLASQRQAVEVARYEVERNRAGHMPKLSAYATVRQNESESGNTYNQRYDTNTIGFEVNVPLYAGGGVSAMTRQASSNMEQAEYELDGKTRETLIELRRQFSACLSGVNKLRAYQKALTSAEALVVSTKQSILGGERVNLDALNAEQQLYTTRRDLAQTRYDYLMAWTKLHYYAGTLNEQDLARVDEAFGQGPRTQ, encoded by the coding sequence GATGGCCCTGGGGCCGTTTGAAATCTACGAACAAGCGTTGCGCAATGACCCGGTGTTCCTTGGTGCGATCAAGGAGCGGGATGCCGGCCTTGAAAACCGCATCATCGGCCGCGCCGGGCTGTTGCCCAAGATCGGTTACAACTACAACAAGGGACGTAACTCCTCCAAGGCCACCGCGCTGGATGAGCACGGGCAGAACCGGACCGATGACCGTAACTACAGCAGTTACGGCTCGACCCTGACCCTGCAACAACCATTGCTCGACTACGAGGCATACGCCTCGTATCGCAAAGGCGTGGCGCAAGCGTTGTTCGCCGACGAAGCCTTTCGAGGCAAGAGTCAGGAATTGCTGGTGCGGGTGCTGGAGAACTACACCAAGGCATTGTTCGCGCAGGATCAGATCGACATCGCGCAAGCGAAGAAGAAAGCCTTCGAACAGCAGTTCCAGCAAAACGAGCAGATGTTCCGCCAGGGCGAGGGCACGCGTACCGATATTCTGGAAGCCGAGTCCCGTTATGAACTGGCCACGGCCGAGGAAATCGAGGCCCGCGATGAGCAGGACGCGTCGTTGCGTGAACTCGGGGCGCTGATTGGCGTGCCGACGATCAATATCGGCGACCTGGCGCCGCTGGACCAGAACTTCCAGACGTTCACCTTGCAACCGGCCAATTACGACACCTGGCACGAGATGGCCGTGGCCAACAACCCGAACCTGGCTTCCCAACGCCAGGCCGTGGAAGTGGCGCGCTACGAGGTTGAGCGCAATCGTGCCGGGCACATGCCGAAACTTAGCGCCTATGCCACGGTGCGCCAGAACGAGTCGGAAAGCGGCAATACCTATAACCAGCGCTACGACACCAACACCATTGGCTTCGAAGTCAACGTGCCGCTGTATGCCGGCGGCGGGGTCTCGGCGATGACCCGCCAGGCCAGCAGTAACATGGAACAGGCCGAGTACGAGCTGGATGGCAAGACCCGGGAAACCTTGATCGAATTGCGTCGCCAGTTCAGTGCCTGCCTGTCCGGGGTGAACAAACTGCGGGCCTATCAAAAAGCCCTGACCTCTGCGGAAGCGTTGGTGGTCTCGACCAAGCAAAGCATTCTGGGTGGCGAGCGCGTCAATCTTGATGCGTTGAACGCTGAACAACAGCTCTACACCACCCGCCGCGACCTGGCCCAGACGCGTTACGACTACCTGATGGCGTGGACCAAGTTGCATTACTACGCCGGGACCTTGAACGAGCAGGATTTGGCCAGGGTTGACGAGGCGTTTGGCCAGGGCCCGAGAACCCAGTGA